The following proteins come from a genomic window of Acinonyx jubatus isolate Ajub_Pintada_27869175 chromosome C1, VMU_Ajub_asm_v1.0, whole genome shotgun sequence:
- the LCE6A gene encoding LOW QUALITY PROTEIN: late cornified envelope protein 6A (The sequence of the model RefSeq protein was modified relative to this genomic sequence to represent the inferred CDS: substituted 1 base at 1 genomic stop codon) has translation MSQQKQQSWEPPIAPKCTPPQCPNPSLPAYSAPFCDLRPGVQVSDSSSQKPGDQSLGHSQRARCKKPCCLSGATVYHIKEEECXGLAVNATP, from the coding sequence ATGTCACAGCAGAAGCAGCAATCTTGGGAGCCCCCTATTGCTCCCAAATGTACCCCTCCCCAGTGCCCaaacccctccctccctgcctacTCTGCTCCTTTCTGTGACCTCCGTCCAGGAGTCCAGGTCAGTGATTCCAGTTCCCAGAAGCCAGGAGATCAGAGTCTGGGACACTCTCAGAGGGCTCGCTGCAAGAAACCCTGCTGCCTCAGTGGTGCCACAGTCTACCATATCAAAGAGGAGGAGTGCTAAG